The sequence TCAATCCCTGACACACTGGTGCCAAATGAAATGGAGTAAAAATAATTAATACTCCGATGATGGAACCCAGAAGTCCGGTTACCTTACTTTTGATGCTCATGCATTTACCTCCCTTCCCCTTCTTCCCAATATTAGGCAAGTATCTCTTGACCCTTAGGGCGTTCATCGCTCTTAGATTTAAGGAGTAACCGTCCTTTGTTTAGAGTGTAAACACGGCTAGCAAAATTCGTAAGATAAGGATCATGGGTAGCAATAACCACTGATTTGCCTTTCTCAGCTAACTGTAATAACCGCTTACTGATGAGGAACCGATTGGCATCATCCATCTCTGCCGTAGGTTCATCCGCTAAAATCAGCTCCGGATCATGAACCAATGCTCTCACAATAGCGACCCGTCGCCTTTGCCCCCCGCTTAGTTGGTACGGAAGAAACTTTGCTCGTTCTAGTAATCCTGATTCTTCCAGGAGTCCTTTTACTTTCTGTTTTGCTTCTTTCTTTGGAAGAGGTTTTGGTCCAATCCATAAGGGCAGGAGTACATTCTCCCACACCGTGAGAGTCGGGATGAGAACACTCTGTTGTAAAATAAAACCGATCTTGCGAGAGCGTAGTTGGGCTAACTTGTCTTCCCCTAAGGTAGAAACAGCTTTACCCTCAATCATCACCTTCCCTTGAGTCGGATTAAGCAGGCACCCTAAAATAAACAAAAGCGTGCTTTTACCGCATCCTGACGGTCCTAAAATAGTTAACACTTCCCCTCTATCCACGCTTAAATCAACGTCTTGGAGTGGAACGATGACTTCCCCGAACTTATTAGCATACTGATGACTAACCTTTGACAGTGTGAGTTGCATTGAAAATCCCCCCTAGCGAAGCTGGCCTTCGGACAAGGCAAGAACTGGATCAAGACGAGCCGAACGTCTTGCCGGCCATAGTGCGGCTAAAAGGCTGATCCATAATGTCACTAAGCTAAGACCGCCTAGAGCAATCAGCATTTGTGATAAATTGGGGATAAGAAAAGGAAATGAACTATATTCTTTAAGCATTAACTTGAAATAGATAAGTAAACCTAAACCTAATAGTGAACCTAAGGCCGAAGCAGTAAGTACTGTAATCAATGACTCGGCCAAAATCATGCCAAAAACTTGATTTTTTCTCGCTCCTAGAATCCGCAACAACCCCACTTCTTCACGTTTTTCAAGGATTAAAGATGAATACCTTGTGTAGAGGGAGGCTGCAGTGATAGCACATATGATCAGTACTAAGACCCATATCACAGAGCGAAAAGCAATCAATTGTTCCTGCAAACTCTGCATGAGTTTCCCTGCCGTCACTGCCTTTACTCCTGATATCTTCGAGATCCTTTGACCGACAATCTCGGGCGATACCCCTTCACTGGTTTTGAGTAAAACAGCTGATACCAATCCTTGAGGGTTCCCGGCTCTTTGCCAAATCTCTTGTAAATAGGGACTTTGAGAGGCCACTCGCCGGGCTGTATCAATGGGAACAAAAATCGTTCGATCTATACTCCCCCCCTTTGGATTCAGATAACCGGCGACATCAAAAGGCTGTCCTAAAATGACGACCCGATCCCCTAGAAAGGCAGGAATTTCGCCGCCGATAATCACCTCATCCTGATTTAACTCTCTCCCAACACCTTGTGCCAGTAGGCCATTGACTAAGAAATCACTTACTGGATCATATCCGACTAAACGGTATTCATCAGGCAAACTACAACAACTTTGGTTGAGAGTTTGACTGAAAAATTGGGGAGTCGCTTTCTCCACTCCGTCAATCCCCGAAATCTCCTTAAGCACTTGGGCATCCATATAGATGTTGGCTGGGGAACCCGTGAAAAGCACCTCTTCCGGGCTATACTCTGCCTGCGCCGGTAAAACCAGAACATCTGCCCCCCATTGATTAAGAGCACTTTTAGCGCCATTCTCGATACTCCATAACGTAAGCAAACTTGCAACTAACGCAGCAGTACAGGCGGCGACCACAAAAATCGTCAACGAGGTTTGCCAGGGCCGTCGAACTAAATTTCTCCATACAAGTTTTAAAAGCAAATCATCACCCCTCTTCCTTCAAGGCCTTGGTGCTGAAACATACATTTTGCAAATCCCATGCCAGACTCCAAAGAGTCCTCAATTCCGCCTTAATTCAAACTAACTAAACTTGAAACAGGACCAACATAAAGAAGAAACTTGGCAGGTACCCGCACGAAGACACTGTCTTCGCACGTATTAGCCTTCTTGCAGTATTCCAACGAAGTTATTACTATCTGAATTAGTATAAAAAGCCACAGGCAAAGGGACATTAATGTCCCTTTGCCTGTGGCTTTTTTGTCTCACTTAATAAAAGAAGGGTTATTTGCCTACTGTAAACATGACAACCCCAGCTTCTCATAAATTAGGTATATAAATTGCATATAAGCCCTATTAACATCAATCTAAATTAGAGGATTACTTATTATACGTATTGAGGAGGCACTTAATTATGAAATGCACTAGAATAGCAAATTTAGCTGTGATGACCTTAATTACTGCAGCAACTCTAACACTCGGTGGTTGCTCTGCCACTTTAACCGGTGAGACTGGTCATCAGAAAACATCCACTAACACTGAAATTCCAAACTATAGTAGGACTCAACAACTTAATAAACTTGTCGACCTTGGCTCGATCAAAATGAGGATCGATAGTGTTTCCTTGATCAAAAATACCACAGAGTCTCAAACTGACCTCCAAGGGCATCTTGCCCTGGGACTTGAGGTCGGAAATATCTCAAATGAAAACGTCCGCTTCTATCCGGAACAAATCGTAGTTACTACCAATACAGGGAAACAACTTTTTACCGATACGTCCGGCTCTACCGATGATGGAGGGCTTTTAGGAGGCCTACTCCCACCTAAAAGGGTCTTACAGGGTTATGCGATGTTTCCACTACAAAAGTTAAACCCAGATGATATTAACGAAATCAAACTCAAAATTAAAGCTCCCCTAAATGAAAAGGACCAGCCCCTTTCTGACGATCAGGAGCTGGTGATCCCTATTCAACAATCCTAGACAGATTGTGTTTTTTTAGAAGGCGATGAATTGTTTTACGGTCTATCCCGGCCCATTCTGCAGCTTGGGTGACATTTCCACTAAAGCGTTCTAATAACTTCGGCAGATACCGGGATTCGAAATGATTGATCCAGAGGTCTTTAGCTTCCCGAAAGGGAAGGTTTGTCGGGATCTCTGTACAACCAATTGGATCTATAGGGACTTCCAACACCCGCAGGATCAAATCGTAAGTCCCAATAATTTCGTTTTCGGCAAGAGTAACCGCTCTTTCCATAATATTGCGTAATTCACGCACATTACCCGGCCACGAGTACTGAGTCAGCAGATCCATAGCCCCCGGTGTACAGCCCTTAATTACTTTGCCTGTTTTACGCGCAAACTTAGTACAGAAATATTGAACAAATAAGGGAATGTCTTCTCTCCTGTCCCTTAAGGGCGGAAGTTTTAAGGTAATGACATTTAAGCGATAGTAAAGATCTTCTCTAAATTCCCTACTAGCAACCATTTGTTCTAGGTCTCGGTTCGTCGCTGCCACGATTCGCACATCGACGTTGACTAGTTTATTACCGCCTACCCGACGGAAGGCATGCTCTTCTAAAGCTCTTAACAGCTTGACTTGTAAGGCCAGGCTTAACTCACCGATCTCATCCAAGAATAAGGTTCCACCGCTGGCCAGTTCGAATAGTCCTTCTTTCGTACGGTTAGCTCCCGTAAAAGCTCCTTTTTCATAACCGAACAACTCGCTTTCCAGTAAGTTTTCCGGAAGAGATGCGCAGTCTATGGGGATAAAAGGCCCTGTTGAACGATGACTATTCTTATGAATTGTATGAGCGATAAGTTCCTTTCCTGTACCACTTTCTCCCAAGATTAAAGTAGTTACAGTTGTTTTAGCAATTTTACCAATCTGTTTAAAAATACATTGCAATCCACCATTTGCTCCAATAAGATTCTCGCTATTGATCACCTCCTGAAGCTGATTCCGCAAGAGTTGATTTTCAGCCTTTAATTCGATCTGTTGAAATGCTTTAGTGATTGTAAAATGCAATTGGTCAAGCTTGAAAGGTTTTGGCAAATAATCGAAAGCTCCATTTTTCATGGCATTAATCGCTGAATCAACCGAAGCAAAACCTGTGATCATAACCACGAGCGTTTCAGGTAGACTTTCCTTGACCCTTTCTAGAATCCGGAACCCATCTACACCCGGCATTTGCAAGTCCGTTATGATAAGTTCCGGAGCAATATCCAACATCTTATCCAGGGCTTCCACGCTGTCATCGAAGATAACACTCCGGTAACCCATGCGCTTAATAATTCGAGAACAGGTTTCTAACATATCTTTTTCATCATCGATCACTAGAATTGTGCGTTCCTCATTCACGCCAATTACCGTCCTTTCCACTATCGAATGACGGCAATATCACGCTGAAACAGCTTCCGTTGCCTGGTTCGCTAACAACCTTTAGACATCCTCCATGGTTTTCAATAATTCCGTAACTTATTGAAAGCCCAAGACCCGTTCCTGATCCTTTATCCTTTGTCGTAAAAAAAGGATCAAAAATCCTGCTCTTCATCTCATCAGGGATCCCTGTACCTGAATCACTAACATCGACTTGAACCATTTTCTTATCTGTATCAACCTTCGAGCGGACAATAATTACTCCACCTTCAGCCATCGCGTCTTTAGCGTTGCTGAAAAGGTTCACTAACACCTGTTCCAACTGCTCAGGATTTCCGAAAACCCGCGGAATAGTATCGAGCTTTAAGTCAAAGCGGATGTTCTTACGCAGGAATTGACTGCGCAGCCAATCGGTTGTTTCAATAATAATGGTGTTTAGGTCTAGGGGTGACATGCGATCCAGCGTTTGGCGTGAAAATGAAAGCAAGCCCTTAGTCGTTTTGGCAATCCGTTCGGTATGATTGGCGATAACTTGCATATCCTCAATGACTTGTTGCGGTAAACCATACTCCTCGGCTTCTAGTAACAGCCATTCCAGCCTCGAAAGAATAACCCCTATGGGATTGTTGATTTCATGAGCTAAATTAGCCGACAGCTGGCCCGCAGCTGCTAAGCGTTCGGATATAACAAGCTGTTCCAGAGTTTTATTCAACTGCTCAATCGATTTTTGCA comes from Desulfosporosinus meridiei DSM 13257 and encodes:
- a CDS encoding Telomeric repeat-binding factor 2; the encoded protein is MKCTRIANLAVMTLITAATLTLGGCSATLTGETGHQKTSTNTEIPNYSRTQQLNKLVDLGSIKMRIDSVSLIKNTTESQTDLQGHLALGLEVGNISNENVRFYPEQIVVTTNTGKQLFTDTSGSTDDGGLLGGLLPPKRVLQGYAMFPLQKLNPDDINEIKLKIKAPLNEKDQPLSDDQELVIPIQQS
- a CDS encoding ATP-binding protein, whose protein sequence is MSGRIMRARSEDLYEQLQREMAVLIKVNNLTGFLPVKLDNLLRAIIKEMDDIFFPFKCELHLLTEGRLESCCEYIKAEYCKALNDQLPLTLEQGDRLCCQAESCTNCYQFHVCVPLIAGIEKLGIVTLKSKQKTEFKRDSMELLLAVVNQIAATIQRARLFARLAQEKANLEKANTEINQLNQELQKSIEQLNKTLEQLVISERLAAAGQLSANLAHEINNPIGVILSRLEWLLLEAEEYGLPQQVIEDMQVIANHTERIAKTTKGLLSFSRQTLDRMSPLDLNTIIIETTDWLRSQFLRKNIRFDLKLDTIPRVFGNPEQLEQVLVNLFSNAKDAMAEGGVIIVRSKVDTDKKMVQVDVSDSGTGIPDEMKSRIFDPFFTTKDKGSGTGLGLSISYGIIENHGGCLKVVSEPGNGSCFSVILPSFDSGKDGNWRE
- a CDS encoding ABC transporter ATP-binding protein, translating into MQLTLSKVSHQYANKFGEVIVPLQDVDLSVDRGEVLTILGPSGCGKSTLLFILGCLLNPTQGKVMIEGKAVSTLGEDKLAQLRSRKIGFILQQSVLIPTLTVWENVLLPLWIGPKPLPKKEAKQKVKGLLEESGLLERAKFLPYQLSGGQRRRVAIVRALVHDPELILADEPTAEMDDANRFLISKRLLQLAEKGKSVVIATHDPYLTNFASRVYTLNKGRLLLKSKSDERPKGQEILA
- a CDS encoding ABC transporter permease, which encodes MLLKLVWRNLVRRPWQTSLTIFVVAACTAALVASLLTLWSIENGAKSALNQWGADVLVLPAQAEYSPEEVLFTGSPANIYMDAQVLKEISGIDGVEKATPQFFSQTLNQSCCSLPDEYRLVGYDPVSDFLVNGLLAQGVGRELNQDEVIIGGEIPAFLGDRVVILGQPFDVAGYLNPKGGSIDRTIFVPIDTARRVASQSPYLQEIWQRAGNPQGLVSAVLLKTSEGVSPEIVGQRISKISGVKAVTAGKLMQSLQEQLIAFRSVIWVLVLIICAITAASLYTRYSSLILEKREEVGLLRILGARKNQVFGMILAESLITVLTASALGSLLGLGLLIYFKLMLKEYSSFPFLIPNLSQMLIALGGLSLVTLWISLLAALWPARRSARLDPVLALSEGQLR
- a CDS encoding sigma-54-dependent transcriptional regulator codes for the protein MNEERTILVIDDEKDMLETCSRIIKRMGYRSVIFDDSVEALDKMLDIAPELIITDLQMPGVDGFRILERVKESLPETLVVMITGFASVDSAINAMKNGAFDYLPKPFKLDQLHFTITKAFQQIELKAENQLLRNQLQEVINSENLIGANGGLQCIFKQIGKIAKTTVTTLILGESGTGKELIAHTIHKNSHRSTGPFIPIDCASLPENLLESELFGYEKGAFTGANRTKEGLFELASGGTLFLDEIGELSLALQVKLLRALEEHAFRRVGGNKLVNVDVRIVAATNRDLEQMVASREFREDLYYRLNVITLKLPPLRDRREDIPLFVQYFCTKFARKTGKVIKGCTPGAMDLLTQYSWPGNVRELRNIMERAVTLAENEIIGTYDLILRVLEVPIDPIGCTEIPTNLPFREAKDLWINHFESRYLPKLLERFSGNVTQAAEWAGIDRKTIHRLLKKHNLSRIVE